Proteins encoded together in one Oreochromis aureus strain Israel breed Guangdong linkage group 23, ZZ_aureus, whole genome shotgun sequence window:
- the LOC116327231 gene encoding gap junction Cx32.7 protein-like isoform X2 has translation MTNQKLGFLSSVLCKWHAQATLIGKYLLPVLLLIRFVMLGAAVQTAWLNDREEFLCSTQQPGCETACFDAVTPLSLPRLWTLQLVLVLAPGLVFLCYLIHLTNQETQVQRGNDEVKGHTLSVYRACVAFVIVVEVGCIAAQWLLYGFELSTDFSCGRSPCPMRVDCFLPHAWEKTVFLRIMFTASSVSILLNVVEAVCMLRAKLRRTDGGETLQSGSQVEESVLSRLLALWHSHAGFLGKTVLPVLQLVRIVLVGAAVQPLWSHDLKYFVCDTDQPACSREAYNFAFPFSWHQYWTLQVVFVLAPGLIYFSYLVHLLVTQKQSETGTVIKRQSLWAYLGFLSAVVLLEVGFAVGQCFNYGVLLPSMFGLYTHRCDDIISCYFSQPTEKSVFMLIMLVLALLSVLLTLVEMCMVLKTKKPWKKHEDNRENSIPCTEMMSNDKEEGDA, from the exons ATGACAAACCAGAAATTGGGATTCCTCAGCAGTGTGCTGTGTAAATGGCATGCACAGGCCACTCTCATTG GTAAATATCTGCTGCCGGTGTTGCTGCTTATCAGATTTGTGATGCTGGGTGCTGCAGTGCAGACAGCCTGGTTGAACGATAGAGAGGAATTTCTGTGCAGCACCCAGCAGCCCGGCTGTGAGACTGCCTGTTTTGATGCAGTCACACCTCTGTCTTTACCTCGTTTATGGACGCTACAG CTGGTTCTCGTTTTGGCTCCTGGTCTGGTTTTCCTCTGCTACCTGATCCACCTCACCAACCAGGAAACCCAG GTCCAGAGGGGGAAtgatgaggtcaaaggtcacacttTGTCGGTATATCGGGCCTGCGTGGCGTTTGTAATTGTAGTAGAG GTTGGATGTATCGCGGCTCAGTGGCTCCTCTATGGTTTCGAGTTATCTACTGATTTCAGCTGTGGGAGGTCTCCATGTCCTATGAGAGTAGACTGTTTCCTCCCCCATGCATGGGAGAAGACAGTATTCCTTCGTATTATGTTCACAGCCTCCAGCGTGTCCATCCTTCTGAATGTAGTGGAGGCCGTTTGCATGTTGAGAGCCAAGCTGAGGCGGACAGACGGTGGAGAAACCCTGCAGTCCGGTTCACAGGTTGAAGAGAGCGTCTTGAGTCGGCTGCTGGCCCTGTGGCACTCACATGCTGGTTTCCTGG GTAAAACAGTCCTCCCAGTGTTGCAGCTGGTCCGAATTGTTCTTGTCGGGGCCGCGGTGCAGCCACTTTGGAGCCATGACTTAAAATACTTTGTTTGTGACACTGATCAGCCGGCCTGCAGTAGGGAAGCCTATAATTTCGCCTTCCCCTTCTCTTGGCATCAGTACTGGACGCTACAG gtggtttttgttttggctCCTGGTCTGATTTACTTCTCCTACTTGGTGCACCTCCTGGTGACACAAAAACAG AGTGAAACAGGAACTGTGATTAAACGTCAGAGCCTGTGGGCATATTTGGGCTTCTTGTCAGCTGTCGTCCTGCTGGAG GTGGGATTTGCAGTGGGGCAGTGTTTTAACTATGGTGTTCTTCTCCCTTCAATGTTTGGGTTGTATACACACCGATGTGACGACATAATTAGTTGTTATTTCTCACAACCTACTGAGAAGTCAGTGTTCATGCTCATCATGTTAGTTCTGGCCCTTCTGTCAGTCCTGCTGACCCTGGTGGAGATG TGCATGGTGTTGAAGACCAAGAAGCCCTGGAAAAAGCACGAGGACAACAGGGAGAACAGCATCCCGTGCACTGAGATGATGTCGAACGACAAAGAAGAAGGCGATGCTTAA
- the LOC116327231 gene encoding gap junction Cx32.7 protein-like isoform X1 has product MTNQKLGFLSSVLCKWHAQATLIGKYLLPVLLLIRFVMLGAAVQTAWLNDREEFLCSTQQPGCETACFDAVTPLSLPRLWTLQLVLVLAPGLVFLCYLIHLTNQETQVQRGNDEVKGHTLSVYRACVAFVIVVEVGCIAAQWLLYGFELSTDFSCGRSPCPMRVDCFLPHAWEKTVFLRIMFTASSVSILLNVVEAVCMLRAKLRRTDGGETLQSGSQVEESVLSRLLALWHSHAGFLGKTVLPVLQLVRIVLVGAAVQPLWSHDLKYFVCDTDQPACSREAYNFAFPFSWHQYWTLQVVFVLAPGLIYFSYLVHLLVTQKQSETGTVIKRQSLWAYLGFLSAVVLLEVGFAVGQCFNYGVLLPSMFGLYTHRCDDIISCYFSQPTEKSVFMLIMLVLALLSVLLTLVEMVSSQCMVLKTKKPWKKHEDNRENSIPCTEMMSNDKEEGDA; this is encoded by the exons ATGACAAACCAGAAATTGGGATTCCTCAGCAGTGTGCTGTGTAAATGGCATGCACAGGCCACTCTCATTG GTAAATATCTGCTGCCGGTGTTGCTGCTTATCAGATTTGTGATGCTGGGTGCTGCAGTGCAGACAGCCTGGTTGAACGATAGAGAGGAATTTCTGTGCAGCACCCAGCAGCCCGGCTGTGAGACTGCCTGTTTTGATGCAGTCACACCTCTGTCTTTACCTCGTTTATGGACGCTACAG CTGGTTCTCGTTTTGGCTCCTGGTCTGGTTTTCCTCTGCTACCTGATCCACCTCACCAACCAGGAAACCCAG GTCCAGAGGGGGAAtgatgaggtcaaaggtcacacttTGTCGGTATATCGGGCCTGCGTGGCGTTTGTAATTGTAGTAGAG GTTGGATGTATCGCGGCTCAGTGGCTCCTCTATGGTTTCGAGTTATCTACTGATTTCAGCTGTGGGAGGTCTCCATGTCCTATGAGAGTAGACTGTTTCCTCCCCCATGCATGGGAGAAGACAGTATTCCTTCGTATTATGTTCACAGCCTCCAGCGTGTCCATCCTTCTGAATGTAGTGGAGGCCGTTTGCATGTTGAGAGCCAAGCTGAGGCGGACAGACGGTGGAGAAACCCTGCAGTCCGGTTCACAGGTTGAAGAGAGCGTCTTGAGTCGGCTGCTGGCCCTGTGGCACTCACATGCTGGTTTCCTGG GTAAAACAGTCCTCCCAGTGTTGCAGCTGGTCCGAATTGTTCTTGTCGGGGCCGCGGTGCAGCCACTTTGGAGCCATGACTTAAAATACTTTGTTTGTGACACTGATCAGCCGGCCTGCAGTAGGGAAGCCTATAATTTCGCCTTCCCCTTCTCTTGGCATCAGTACTGGACGCTACAG gtggtttttgttttggctCCTGGTCTGATTTACTTCTCCTACTTGGTGCACCTCCTGGTGACACAAAAACAG AGTGAAACAGGAACTGTGATTAAACGTCAGAGCCTGTGGGCATATTTGGGCTTCTTGTCAGCTGTCGTCCTGCTGGAG GTGGGATTTGCAGTGGGGCAGTGTTTTAACTATGGTGTTCTTCTCCCTTCAATGTTTGGGTTGTATACACACCGATGTGACGACATAATTAGTTGTTATTTCTCACAACCTACTGAGAAGTCAGTGTTCATGCTCATCATGTTAGTTCTGGCCCTTCTGTCAGTCCTGCTGACCCTGGTGGAGATGGTGAGCTCACAG TGCATGGTGTTGAAGACCAAGAAGCCCTGGAAAAAGCACGAGGACAACAGGGAGAACAGCATCCCGTGCACTGAGATGATGTCGAACGACAAAGAAGAAGGCGATGCTTAA
- the LOC116327231 gene encoding gap junction Cx32.2 protein-like isoform X3: MTNQKLGFLSSVLCKWHAQATLIGKYLLPVLLLIRFVMLGAAVQTAWLNDREEFLCSTQQPGCETACFDAVTPLSLPRLWTLQLVLVLAPGLVFLCYLIHLTNQETQVQRGNDEVKGHTLSVYRACVAFVIVVEVGCIAAQWLLYGFELSTDFSCGRSPCPMRVDCFLPHAWEKTVFLRIMFTASSVSILLNVVEAVCMLRAKLRRTDGGETLQSGSQVEESVLSRLLALWHSHAGFLGKTVLPVLQLVRIVLVGAAVQPLWSHDLKYFVCDTDQPACSREAYNFAFPFSWHQYWTLQVVFVLAPGLIYFSYLVHLLVTQKQSETGTVIKRQSLWAYLGFLSAVVLLEEQCVCEEVVPHNATKKAT, encoded by the exons ATGACAAACCAGAAATTGGGATTCCTCAGCAGTGTGCTGTGTAAATGGCATGCACAGGCCACTCTCATTG GTAAATATCTGCTGCCGGTGTTGCTGCTTATCAGATTTGTGATGCTGGGTGCTGCAGTGCAGACAGCCTGGTTGAACGATAGAGAGGAATTTCTGTGCAGCACCCAGCAGCCCGGCTGTGAGACTGCCTGTTTTGATGCAGTCACACCTCTGTCTTTACCTCGTTTATGGACGCTACAG CTGGTTCTCGTTTTGGCTCCTGGTCTGGTTTTCCTCTGCTACCTGATCCACCTCACCAACCAGGAAACCCAG GTCCAGAGGGGGAAtgatgaggtcaaaggtcacacttTGTCGGTATATCGGGCCTGCGTGGCGTTTGTAATTGTAGTAGAG GTTGGATGTATCGCGGCTCAGTGGCTCCTCTATGGTTTCGAGTTATCTACTGATTTCAGCTGTGGGAGGTCTCCATGTCCTATGAGAGTAGACTGTTTCCTCCCCCATGCATGGGAGAAGACAGTATTCCTTCGTATTATGTTCACAGCCTCCAGCGTGTCCATCCTTCTGAATGTAGTGGAGGCCGTTTGCATGTTGAGAGCCAAGCTGAGGCGGACAGACGGTGGAGAAACCCTGCAGTCCGGTTCACAGGTTGAAGAGAGCGTCTTGAGTCGGCTGCTGGCCCTGTGGCACTCACATGCTGGTTTCCTGG GTAAAACAGTCCTCCCAGTGTTGCAGCTGGTCCGAATTGTTCTTGTCGGGGCCGCGGTGCAGCCACTTTGGAGCCATGACTTAAAATACTTTGTTTGTGACACTGATCAGCCGGCCTGCAGTAGGGAAGCCTATAATTTCGCCTTCCCCTTCTCTTGGCATCAGTACTGGACGCTACAG gtggtttttgttttggctCCTGGTCTGATTTACTTCTCCTACTTGGTGCACCTCCTGGTGACACAAAAACAG AGTGAAACAGGAACTGTGATTAAACGTCAGAGCCTGTGGGCATATTTGGGCTTCTTGTCAGCTGTCGTCCTGCTGGAG GAGCAGTGTGTCTGTGAAGAAGTCGTTCCACATAACGCAACAAAGAAAGCCACATAA